In a single window of the Rhizobium tropici CIAT 899 genome:
- a CDS encoding amino acid ABC transporter permease: MSHTFLEQLWIARYVILNGVGVTVSISLLAILVGSVLGVFVGLALVYGGAILRLVIRAYTDIIRGTPVLVLVLASYYVSSAVGLDLRPFSAGVLALAIFCSSHVGEIVRGALQAIPKGQTEAAKAIGLTFTQTFTSVLWPQAMRQCLPAWVNTAAEMVKASTLLSVIGVAELLLRTQEIISRNFMSLQFYFLAGGLYFIVNFGIERFGKYVERKTALPS, encoded by the coding sequence ATGTCCCACACATTTCTCGAACAACTCTGGATCGCCCGCTACGTCATCCTGAACGGCGTCGGCGTAACCGTGTCGATCTCGCTGCTCGCCATTCTTGTCGGGTCCGTGCTCGGCGTTTTCGTCGGCTTGGCACTTGTTTATGGCGGCGCCATCCTGCGCCTAGTGATCAGGGCTTACACCGATATCATCCGTGGCACGCCCGTGCTCGTCCTCGTACTGGCGAGCTATTACGTCTCTTCCGCGGTGGGTCTTGATTTGAGGCCGTTTTCCGCAGGCGTTCTTGCCCTTGCGATCTTCTGCTCCTCGCATGTCGGCGAGATCGTGCGCGGCGCGCTGCAGGCCATCCCGAAGGGGCAGACGGAGGCGGCAAAGGCGATCGGCCTCACCTTCACCCAGACCTTCACTTCAGTTCTGTGGCCGCAAGCGATGCGTCAGTGCCTGCCGGCTTGGGTCAATACGGCAGCCGAGATGGTGAAAGCCTCGACACTTCTTTCCGTGATCGGCGTCGCCGAACTGCTCCTGCGCACCCAGGAGATCATCTCGCGCAATTTCATGAGTCTCCAGTTCTATTTCCTGGCTGGCGGCCTCTATTTCATCGTCAACTTCGGTATCGAGCGCTTCGGCAAATATGTCGAGCGCAAGACCGCACTGCCGTCCTGA
- the ggt gene encoding gamma-glutamyltransferase yields MRNFETPGRSIAVGRNGMAATSHPMATMTAIEILKSGGRAIDAAVGACAVQCVVEAGSTGVGGDCFALLTANGTDQVVAYNGSGRTPAAARYEWYKDNGITAIDRSSPHAVTIPGAVDAWTRLVADHGRMPIAEILAPAIALARDGYGITPRVAADISNQRDLLLRDPPTRRIFLTDDQVPAVGSVQRQPELAQTLEAIGISGRDGFYRGPVAEDMLTKLKSLGGLHTAEDFASAAGEYVKPISATYRGWTVHECPPNGQGIIALMILRILERFERKGDPLSADNLHIEVEATRLAYAARDRWLAESETSLVPVEHLLSDQFIDSLAAKIDLQKAVDAGAIIDGVEHSDTVYISVVDKDRNVASFINSIFHPYGSGLMAPKSGVLFHNRGQSFVIRDGHPNAIGPRKRPMHTIIPGLVTRAGKSVLSFGVMGGHYQAMGHAHFLSKLFDYDLDIQSAIDLPRLFPLPGTATVEIEALLRSAIGNDLEARGFKVVAPKWAIGGAQAIWIDDQNGTLLGASDHRKDGCALGY; encoded by the coding sequence ATGCGCAATTTCGAAACTCCGGGAAGATCAATCGCCGTCGGGCGCAATGGGATGGCGGCAACATCCCATCCGATGGCGACCATGACTGCGATCGAGATATTGAAGAGCGGTGGCCGCGCCATTGATGCCGCCGTCGGCGCCTGCGCCGTTCAGTGCGTAGTGGAGGCGGGGTCCACCGGCGTGGGTGGCGACTGCTTTGCACTGCTGACGGCAAACGGTACCGACCAGGTCGTCGCCTATAACGGTTCGGGACGGACGCCCGCTGCGGCGAGATACGAATGGTACAAGGATAACGGCATTACCGCCATCGACCGGTCATCGCCGCATGCCGTGACAATTCCGGGCGCGGTGGATGCATGGACGCGTCTGGTCGCCGACCATGGCAGGATGCCGATCGCGGAGATACTTGCCCCTGCAATCGCGCTGGCACGGGACGGCTATGGGATCACGCCGAGGGTGGCAGCCGACATTTCGAACCAGCGAGACCTGCTTTTACGTGATCCGCCGACCCGTCGCATCTTTTTGACCGACGATCAGGTTCCTGCTGTCGGATCGGTCCAACGACAGCCTGAGCTTGCGCAGACGTTGGAAGCGATTGGGATCTCAGGCCGTGACGGGTTCTATCGCGGGCCGGTCGCCGAGGACATGCTGACCAAGCTTAAATCGCTGGGCGGTTTGCATACGGCAGAGGACTTTGCCTCCGCCGCCGGTGAATATGTGAAGCCGATCAGTGCGACCTACCGGGGATGGACCGTCCACGAATGCCCCCCCAACGGTCAAGGTATCATCGCGCTCATGATCCTGAGGATTCTGGAGCGGTTCGAGCGCAAAGGCGATCCGCTGAGCGCCGATAATCTGCACATCGAGGTGGAGGCAACGAGGCTTGCCTATGCGGCACGCGATCGATGGCTGGCCGAGTCGGAAACGTCGCTTGTCCCGGTTGAACACCTTTTGTCCGATCAGTTCATTGACAGTCTTGCTGCAAAAATAGATCTGCAGAAAGCGGTCGATGCGGGAGCCATTATCGACGGTGTCGAGCACTCGGATACCGTTTACATATCGGTGGTCGATAAGGACCGAAATGTCGCGAGCTTCATCAATTCGATCTTCCATCCTTACGGAAGCGGCTTGATGGCTCCGAAGTCAGGCGTCTTGTTTCACAATCGCGGCCAGAGTTTCGTCATTAGAGATGGTCATCCGAACGCGATAGGTCCGCGCAAAAGACCGATGCACACAATCATTCCGGGACTGGTGACGCGCGCTGGAAAATCCGTGCTCTCATTCGGCGTCATGGGAGGGCATTACCAGGCAATGGGTCACGCCCACTTCCTTTCCAAGCTTTTTGACTACGATCTCGATATTCAAAGCGCAATCGATCTTCCGCGTTTGTTCCCGCTTCCGGGCACGGCCACGGTCGAGATCGAGGCGCTGCTTCGGTCGGCGATCGGCAACGATCTGGAAGCTCGCGGTTTTAAGGTTGTCGCTCCGAAATGGGCGATCGGCGGTGCGCAGGCGATCTGGATCGATGATCAAAATGGCACCTTGCTGGGTGCTTCCGATCATAGAAAAGACGGTTGTGCCCTCGGTTACTGA
- a CDS encoding lysine/arginine/ornithine ABC transporter substrate-binding protein produces MQLSKLLLASVLLGVISVGTASAETKPTEITIATEGAYEPWNFTGPDGKLAGFEIDLANDLCARMKIKCTIVAQDWDGLIPSLNAKKFDAIMASMIVTEKRLAVISFSEPYAPTAAAFMVDKTGPLANLPGTGTTVDLAGDKAKVEQELQPIKDALKGKTVGAQVSTANAVFLDTYFKGVVDPREYKTVEQHDLDLQAGRIDAVVAQKTSLTATLRKDDFKDYTIAGPTFKGGVFGQGIAAGLRKDDTVLKSMFDAAIKAAKADGTINKLAQKWIKTNLD; encoded by the coding sequence ATGCAATTATCAAAACTCTTGCTGGCGTCCGTCCTGCTGGGTGTCATCTCCGTTGGCACCGCGAGCGCAGAGACAAAGCCAACCGAAATCACCATTGCGACGGAAGGTGCATACGAACCGTGGAATTTCACAGGACCCGACGGCAAGCTTGCCGGGTTCGAGATCGATCTTGCCAACGACCTTTGCGCTCGCATGAAGATCAAGTGCACGATCGTTGCTCAGGATTGGGACGGTCTCATTCCATCGCTCAATGCGAAAAAGTTCGATGCCATCATGGCCTCGATGATCGTTACCGAAAAGCGTCTTGCCGTCATTTCGTTCAGCGAGCCCTATGCCCCGACTGCGGCGGCCTTCATGGTCGACAAGACCGGTCCGCTTGCAAATCTGCCAGGTACCGGGACCACGGTCGATCTTGCCGGGGACAAAGCGAAGGTCGAGCAGGAATTGCAGCCGATCAAAGACGCCCTCAAGGGCAAGACGGTCGGCGCCCAGGTATCGACGGCGAACGCAGTGTTCCTCGACACCTACTTCAAGGGCGTTGTCGATCCTAGAGAATACAAAACCGTCGAGCAGCATGATCTGGATCTTCAGGCCGGCCGCATCGACGCGGTCGTTGCGCAGAAAACATCGCTGACCGCCACGCTTCGAAAGGATGACTTCAAAGACTACACGATAGCCGGTCCGACCTTCAAAGGCGGGGTCTTCGGGCAGGGTATCGCCGCAGGACTTCGTAAGGACGATACGGTGCTGAAGTCCATGTTCGATGCGGCGATCAAAGCAGCCAAGGCGGACGGCACGATCAACAAGCTTGCGCAGAAATGGATCAAGACAAATCTTGATTGA
- a CDS encoding aspartate aminotransferase family protein, protein MVNGFDPARLGSLPERERKMIERRQTLLGSSYRLFYENPIHVSKAKGVWLYGPDGEAYLDAYNNVPSVGHCHPHVVEAISYQASQLNTHTRYLNEQILSYSERLLATFPAELDRVMYTCTGSEAVDLALRLARHYTSGTGIIITENAYHGVTAAAAEISPLLGASVPLGQHVLTVPAPDTYRANGGDVGAALAQDVAEAIGHMRRRDITPAAFIADSIFSSDGVFADPPGFLKPVVDVLKKAGVLYIADEVQPGFGRIGTNMWGFARHEVVPDIVVTGKPMGNGMPIAAAIMKSDIQECFGRDIRYFNTFGANNVSLAAASAVLDVIESENLMQNARETGDYLLAGMKSLKETFASIGDVRGSGLFLGLEFVRNQDSREPDSALALKVVSGLRDRHVLISASGLNGNVLKIRPPLPFSRENADMLLDALRDALVQINRSAGRVAGESNSKR, encoded by the coding sequence ATGGTCAACGGGTTCGACCCGGCGCGGCTCGGCAGCCTGCCGGAACGAGAGCGAAAGATGATCGAGCGCCGACAGACGTTACTCGGATCGTCGTATCGGCTCTTCTATGAAAACCCGATCCATGTCTCGAAGGCCAAGGGCGTATGGTTGTACGGACCGGACGGAGAAGCCTATCTCGACGCCTATAATAACGTGCCGTCGGTCGGTCATTGCCACCCGCACGTTGTGGAGGCAATAAGTTATCAGGCGTCGCAACTCAATACGCATACACGTTATCTGAACGAGCAAATCCTCTCCTACTCTGAAAGGCTTTTGGCGACATTTCCGGCCGAACTCGACCGCGTCATGTACACCTGCACCGGAAGCGAGGCGGTTGATCTGGCCCTCCGGTTGGCACGCCATTATACAAGCGGCACCGGCATCATCATTACGGAGAACGCCTATCATGGCGTTACGGCCGCGGCCGCGGAAATTTCGCCGTTGCTTGGAGCCAGCGTACCCCTTGGCCAGCACGTGCTGACGGTACCGGCACCCGATACCTATCGCGCCAATGGTGGCGATGTCGGCGCAGCATTGGCGCAGGACGTTGCTGAAGCGATCGGCCACATGCGCCGCCGGGATATCACGCCAGCCGCCTTTATCGCCGATAGCATCTTTTCCTCGGATGGCGTTTTTGCCGATCCGCCCGGTTTCCTCAAACCCGTTGTTGATGTGCTGAAAAAAGCTGGCGTGCTTTATATCGCTGACGAGGTGCAGCCCGGCTTCGGGCGAATAGGCACAAACATGTGGGGTTTCGCGCGTCACGAAGTCGTCCCCGACATTGTAGTGACCGGCAAGCCCATGGGTAACGGAATGCCAATCGCAGCGGCCATTATGAAGTCGGACATCCAGGAGTGTTTCGGCCGGGATATACGTTACTTCAACACATTCGGGGCCAACAACGTTTCTTTGGCTGCTGCCTCGGCCGTCCTTGATGTTATCGAGAGCGAAAATCTTATGCAAAATGCGCGCGAGACAGGGGACTACCTGCTCGCAGGAATGAAGAGCCTGAAAGAGACGTTCGCCTCGATTGGAGATGTACGGGGCAGTGGTTTGTTTCTCGGATTGGAATTTGTACGCAATCAGGACAGCCGCGAACCGGATAGCGCGCTCGCGCTGAAAGTTGTCAGCGGGCTTCGTGACCGGCATGTGTTGATAAGCGCCTCAGGTCTGAATGGTAATGTTCTGAAAATTCGGCCGCCGCTCCCTTTCTCTCGCGAAAATGCTGATATGCTGCTCGACGCACTGCGGGATGCTCTTGTCCAAATAAATCGCAGCGCAGGAAGAGTGGCTGGTGAGTCGAATTCAAAGAGGTAG
- a CDS encoding amino acid ABC transporter ATP-binding protein, with product MGKTILDIQGLRKTYGQHEVLKGVDCTVQEGEVISIIGSSGSGKTTMLRCINMLEEFQGGKISLDGEEIGYHIDGSTRRRKSEKEIARQRALTGMAFQQFNLFPHMTAAENVMLGLVKVKKMSKADARAVAEKWLDRVGLAARANHYPGQLSGGQQQRVAIARAIAMTPRLMLFDEVTSALDPELVGEVLQVIKGLAADGMTMLLVTHEMRFAYEVSSRVIFMNQGVICEEGDPKDMFVRPKTERLAEFLKTSSFN from the coding sequence ATGGGCAAGACAATTCTAGACATTCAGGGCCTGCGCAAGACCTATGGCCAGCATGAGGTTCTCAAGGGCGTCGACTGCACGGTGCAGGAAGGCGAGGTGATTTCCATCATCGGCTCGTCGGGCTCCGGCAAGACGACGATGCTGCGCTGTATCAACATGCTGGAGGAATTCCAGGGTGGCAAGATCAGCCTCGACGGCGAGGAGATCGGCTATCATATCGATGGCAGCACCCGACGCCGCAAGAGTGAGAAGGAGATCGCTCGCCAGCGCGCACTCACCGGCATGGCCTTCCAGCAGTTCAATCTTTTTCCGCATATGACCGCCGCCGAGAACGTGATGCTCGGCCTCGTCAAGGTGAAGAAGATGTCGAAGGCGGATGCACGCGCCGTCGCCGAAAAATGGCTCGACCGCGTGGGCCTTGCCGCTCGGGCCAATCATTATCCGGGCCAGCTCTCGGGCGGCCAGCAGCAGCGTGTCGCGATTGCCCGTGCCATCGCCATGACGCCACGGCTGATGCTGTTCGACGAGGTGACCTCGGCCCTTGACCCCGAACTGGTGGGCGAGGTTCTTCAAGTCATCAAGGGGCTCGCTGCCGACGGCATGACGATGCTTCTGGTCACCCACGAGATGCGCTTTGCCTATGAAGTCTCGTCACGCGTCATCTTCATGAACCAGGGCGTCATCTGCGAAGAAGGAGATCCGAAGGACATGTTCGTGCGCCCGAAGACGGAGCGACTGGCAGAATTCCTCAAGACCTCGAGTTTCAATTGA
- a CDS encoding phosphotransferase produces the protein MSAIQKNSKTGVLGAELETASVPVSCDQAQQIARDHYGFSGRATWLWGEKDSNFRLMLEDDTAYLLKILNPAEDSLVTSMHSLALLHVEEVDPGIPTQRVILTRDGAADFRFVADDGTERGVRMVTFAPGVAQRTARQSPLQRRRVGAMLGRLQKALKSFSHEAASHRITWDLKHAAGMREVLPTFADVHQRTRLENAIDEFEEAIMPIMNTLDAQVIHNDFNMENILVDMTAPDTITGIIDFGDMVHAPRLFDVGVAAAYQIGDEPDPIAAMCDLIAGYRSECSLSDAEIPLIYKAAVMRLVMRLCIPRWRAQLLPEHAQRLTTQSASVWAQLARLDAIPRSVAIERLREANR, from the coding sequence ATGTCGGCCATACAAAAAAATTCCAAAACTGGTGTGCTCGGCGCCGAATTGGAAACTGCTTCTGTCCCCGTGTCCTGTGACCAGGCTCAGCAAATTGCGCGCGACCATTATGGCTTTTCTGGTCGCGCAACATGGCTGTGGGGCGAGAAGGACAGTAATTTTCGCCTGATGCTCGAGGACGACACAGCATATCTTCTAAAAATCCTTAATCCCGCAGAGGATTCTCTCGTTACCTCGATGCATAGTTTGGCGCTCTTGCATGTGGAGGAGGTGGATCCGGGAATCCCGACCCAGCGTGTCATTCTCACCCGTGACGGTGCCGCGGATTTTCGCTTCGTAGCGGACGACGGCACCGAACGCGGCGTCCGCATGGTTACCTTCGCGCCGGGCGTTGCGCAACGGACCGCGCGGCAGTCTCCTTTGCAGCGCCGGCGGGTTGGCGCAATGCTCGGACGTTTGCAAAAAGCCTTGAAGAGCTTTTCACATGAGGCCGCATCACATCGCATCACCTGGGATTTGAAACATGCGGCAGGGATGCGTGAAGTCCTGCCGACATTCGCTGACGTACATCAGCGAACGCGCCTAGAAAACGCGATCGACGAGTTCGAGGAGGCGATCATGCCGATCATGAACACGTTGGATGCCCAAGTCATTCACAACGACTTCAACATGGAAAACATCCTTGTCGATATGACAGCGCCGGATACAATCACCGGCATCATCGATTTCGGCGATATGGTGCACGCCCCCAGGCTTTTCGACGTCGGTGTCGCTGCTGCCTATCAGATCGGGGATGAACCTGATCCGATAGCGGCGATGTGCGATCTTATCGCGGGATATCGCAGCGAATGTTCCCTGTCCGATGCCGAAATCCCCCTTATCTACAAGGCAGCGGTCATGCGGTTGGTGATGCGGCTTTGTATTCCGAGATGGCGCGCACAGCTGCTCCCCGAGCACGCTCAGCGTCTGACCACCCAAAGCGCGAGCGTTTGGGCGCAGCTGGCGCGCCTTGATGCAATCCCAAGATCCGTCGCTATCGAAAGACTGCGCGAAGCCAATCGGTGA
- a CDS encoding NAD-dependent succinate-semialdehyde dehydrogenase, which produces MSEYPNTRLYINGVWRDGSNEQLPVINPASSEVIGNVSNASSNDLYEALAAASAGFQQWRQVSAFERAKLLRKAAEILRGRSSAIARTMTLEQGKPLAESLAETLSAADIIDWFAEEARRAYGRLIPPRAMNVRQMVVKEPVGPVAAFSPWNFPLNQAVRKVSAALAAGCSIILKGPEETPASCAELVRAFADAGLPAGVLNLVFGIPAEISSYLIPHPVIRKISFTGSTAVGKQLASLAGAHMKRVTMELGGHAPAIVFDDADVDLAVRILSGAKFRNAGQVCVAPTRFLVQQSVYERFLKGFVKAAEAIEVGDGLMDGVNMGPLANARRVEAMEALTADAVSRGASIATGGKRLANRGNFFQPTILTDVPQDARIANEEPFGPIALVSAFADYDAAILEANRLPYGLAAYAYTTSAKTSAALARDIETGMLSINQHGLALPELPFGGVKDSGHGSEGGTEAMESYFNTKLVTEAT; this is translated from the coding sequence ATGTCCGAGTATCCGAACACAAGGCTCTATATAAACGGCGTCTGGCGCGATGGCTCGAATGAGCAGCTACCTGTCATAAATCCGGCGTCGAGCGAGGTTATCGGCAACGTCTCAAATGCCAGCAGCAATGATCTCTACGAGGCACTTGCGGCAGCATCGGCCGGCTTCCAGCAATGGCGTCAGGTCAGCGCGTTCGAGCGGGCGAAACTCCTTCGCAAGGCGGCTGAAATTCTGCGCGGGCGCTCCTCGGCGATCGCCAGGACAATGACGCTGGAACAGGGTAAGCCCTTGGCCGAGTCCCTGGCGGAAACTTTGAGTGCGGCCGACATCATCGACTGGTTTGCCGAGGAAGCCCGCCGCGCATACGGCCGTTTGATCCCCCCAAGGGCGATGAATGTCAGACAGATGGTCGTAAAGGAACCCGTTGGCCCGGTGGCGGCCTTCAGTCCTTGGAATTTCCCATTGAACCAGGCTGTGCGCAAGGTGTCGGCAGCTCTTGCTGCCGGCTGTTCGATCATCTTGAAGGGACCCGAAGAGACGCCGGCGAGTTGTGCTGAGCTTGTTCGTGCATTCGCTGACGCAGGGTTGCCGGCCGGTGTTCTCAATCTTGTCTTCGGCATACCGGCAGAGATCTCGAGCTACCTCATCCCGCACCCGGTGATCCGCAAAATCTCCTTCACGGGATCGACGGCGGTTGGAAAACAACTCGCATCGCTCGCGGGTGCCCACATGAAGCGCGTGACGATGGAACTGGGCGGACACGCGCCGGCCATTGTTTTCGATGATGCGGACGTCGATCTGGCAGTTCGAATATTGAGCGGCGCAAAGTTTCGAAATGCCGGGCAGGTCTGCGTGGCGCCAACGCGCTTTCTCGTTCAGCAGAGCGTGTATGAGAGATTTCTGAAAGGCTTTGTGAAGGCAGCCGAAGCGATAGAAGTGGGCGACGGTTTGATGGATGGCGTGAACATGGGTCCGCTTGCCAATGCTCGCCGCGTCGAAGCCATGGAAGCCTTGACGGCGGACGCCGTGTCTCGTGGAGCAAGCATTGCGACCGGCGGCAAGAGGCTCGCAAATCGAGGAAATTTCTTCCAACCCACTATTCTCACCGATGTTCCGCAAGACGCGCGCATTGCGAATGAGGAGCCTTTCGGTCCCATCGCATTGGTCAGCGCATTTGCGGATTACGACGCGGCCATTTTGGAAGCGAACCGACTGCCCTACGGACTTGCCGCCTATGCATATACAACATCTGCCAAGACAAGCGCCGCGCTCGCCCGCGATATAGAAACTGGGATGCTTTCTATCAATCAACACGGGCTGGCGCTGCCAGAGTTGCCTTTCGGAGGCGTGAAAGACTCCGGTCACGGCTCAGAAGGTGGCACCGAGGCGATGGAAAGCTATTTCAATACAAAGCTCGTGACCGAAGCGACATAG
- a CDS encoding IclR family transcriptional regulator translates to MAETANDIVSRRMRGLDRAFEILEFLRVKRQPMRPNEIATEIGAPRSSIYELVNLLLGHGMLDYQGGDGRVFLGRRLYFLGTAYAEQFDLMRECGRMLGVLAEETRETAQMCLLEGNKYTVAMMREGIRPFRISSNVGEPVAIPWTASGRLLVAHLSDQEILDFIPPEDFLLPNGRRLEPADFIAQVRQAAEDGYFTFNSEVENFTHCFAVPIRQADGASIATLCLVTPREDGLRNRSAYLDSLLKAAHEISEKLGFRPSKGRLFGS, encoded by the coding sequence ATGGCCGAGACTGCAAATGACATTGTATCCCGACGCATGCGAGGCCTGGATCGCGCGTTTGAGATCCTGGAATTTCTGCGGGTGAAACGCCAGCCCATGCGCCCGAACGAGATCGCTACGGAAATCGGCGCGCCGCGCTCTTCCATCTACGAACTCGTCAATCTTCTGCTCGGCCATGGCATGCTCGACTATCAGGGCGGCGATGGCCGGGTATTTCTCGGCCGCCGCCTCTATTTTCTCGGGACCGCCTATGCCGAACAGTTCGACCTGATGCGGGAGTGCGGCCGCATGCTGGGCGTGCTGGCGGAGGAGACGCGCGAAACAGCGCAAATGTGCCTGCTGGAAGGCAATAAATATACGGTCGCCATGATGCGTGAGGGCATCCGGCCCTTTCGCATTTCGTCGAATGTCGGCGAGCCCGTCGCAATTCCGTGGACGGCCTCGGGCCGACTGCTTGTTGCTCATCTTTCGGACCAGGAAATTCTCGATTTCATTCCGCCGGAAGATTTCCTCCTGCCGAATGGCAGGCGACTGGAGCCTGCCGATTTCATTGCTCAAGTGCGGCAGGCCGCCGAAGACGGATATTTCACCTTCAACAGCGAAGTGGAGAATTTCACCCATTGCTTTGCCGTACCCATCCGCCAGGCCGACGGTGCGAGCATCGCGACACTTTGCCTGGTCACGCCACGCGAGGATGGTTTACGCAACCGCTCCGCCTATCTCGACAGCCTCTTGAAAGCTGCTCATGAAATCTCTGAAAAGCTCGGCTTCCGACCATCGAAAGGCCGCCTCTTCGGCTCCTAA
- a CDS encoding aspartate aminotransferase family protein, producing the protein MTILLNSLEARDAAFVLHPYTNASQHLKDGPLVIARGEGIYIVDSEGNKYIEGLGGLFCASLGFSEQRLVDAATRQMKELPFYHSFGGKSHETAIELADRLIQLSPVPMSKVFFANSGSEANDTAMKLVWYYHNAIGKPEKKKIISRMRAYHGVTIASASLTGLPNNHRDFDLPIGRVLHTDCPEFYRYGHAGETEEEFATRCADSLERLILAEGPETIGAFFAEPLMASGGCIVPPPTYYEKIQAILKKYDVLLIADEVICGFGRLGTMFGSESFGLQPDMIVMAKQLSAAYQPISALMINEKIHSAVVSESEKIGTFGHGFTYGGHPVATAVALETLKIYEERDIVGHVQDVAPLFQRRLNDLSAHPLVGNARGRGLIGTLELVRNKETKEAFNPAHGIAIHAGRRAQAHGVITRALGDNYSLCPPLIITEAQINELFDRSTRALDDTYAWARATGLY; encoded by the coding sequence GTGACCATCCTTCTTAATTCCCTTGAAGCTCGGGACGCTGCCTTCGTTCTTCATCCCTACACCAATGCCTCGCAACATTTGAAGGATGGTCCGTTGGTGATTGCAAGGGGTGAGGGCATCTATATCGTCGATAGTGAAGGCAATAAGTATATCGAAGGTCTTGGGGGACTGTTTTGCGCGTCGCTCGGCTTCAGCGAGCAGCGCCTGGTCGATGCCGCGACCCGGCAAATGAAGGAATTGCCGTTCTATCACAGCTTTGGCGGCAAATCGCATGAGACAGCCATCGAGCTTGCCGACAGGCTCATCCAGCTTTCACCTGTTCCGATGTCGAAGGTGTTCTTTGCCAATTCGGGTTCCGAGGCCAATGATACGGCCATGAAACTTGTCTGGTATTATCACAACGCGATCGGCAAGCCGGAAAAGAAGAAGATCATCTCCCGTATGCGTGCCTATCACGGCGTGACCATCGCCTCGGCAAGCCTGACGGGGCTTCCCAATAATCACCGTGATTTCGATCTGCCGATCGGCCGCGTGCTGCACACCGACTGCCCGGAATTCTATCGCTACGGCCACGCGGGTGAGACGGAAGAGGAATTTGCCACGCGTTGCGCGGATTCGCTTGAGAGACTGATCCTTGCGGAAGGCCCGGAAACAATCGGCGCGTTTTTTGCCGAACCGCTTATGGCATCGGGCGGCTGCATCGTCCCGCCGCCAACCTACTACGAGAAAATTCAGGCAATCCTGAAGAAATACGACGTGCTGCTAATCGCAGACGAGGTGATCTGCGGTTTTGGCAGGCTTGGGACGATGTTCGGTTCCGAAAGCTTCGGGCTGCAACCCGATATGATCGTGATGGCAAAGCAGCTCTCGGCAGCCTACCAGCCAATCTCAGCACTGATGATCAATGAAAAGATCCACTCTGCGGTCGTTTCGGAAAGCGAGAAGATCGGAACCTTCGGGCACGGCTTCACCTATGGCGGCCATCCCGTTGCCACGGCCGTCGCGCTGGAAACCCTCAAGATATACGAGGAGCGGGACATAGTCGGCCATGTCCAGGACGTAGCGCCGTTATTTCAGCGCCGACTGAATGATCTCAGCGCGCATCCGCTTGTCGGCAACGCCCGTGGCCGGGGTCTGATTGGAACGCTTGAACTCGTTCGCAACAAGGAGACGAAGGAAGCGTTCAATCCAGCCCATGGCATTGCTATCCACGCCGGACGAAGAGCACAGGCTCACGGTGTCATCACCCGCGCATTGGGCGACAATTATTCGCTGTGCCCGCCGCTGATCATCACCGAGGCGCAGATCAACGAATTGTTCGACCGCTCCACCCGCGCGCTGGACGACACCTATGCCTGGGCCAGGGCGACTGGATTGTACTGA